A window from Theropithecus gelada isolate Dixy chromosome 1, Tgel_1.0, whole genome shotgun sequence encodes these proteins:
- the LOC112629136 gene encoding chymotrypsin-like elastase family member 3B encodes MLRLLSSLLLVAFASGYGQPSSHPSSRVVNGEDAVPYSWPWQVSLQYEKNGSFHHTCGGSLIAPDWVVTAGHCISSSLTYQVVLGDYNLAVKEGPEQVIPINSGDLFVHPLWNRLCVACGNDIALIKLSRSAQLGDAVQLASLPPAGDILPNETPCYITGWGRLYTNGPLPDKLQQALLPVVDYEHCSRWNWWGSTVKKTMVCAGGDIRSGCNGDSGGPLNCPTDDGGWQVHGVTSFVSSFGCNTQRKPTVFTRVSAFIDWIEETIASH; translated from the exons ATGCTTCGGCTTCTCAGTTCCCTCCTCCTTGTGGCCTTTG CCTCAGGCTATGGCCAACCTTCCTCTCACCCTTCCAGCCGCGTTGTCAATGGTGAGGATGCGGTCCCCTACAGCTGGCCCTGGCAG GTTTCCCTGCAGTATGAGAAAAATGGAAGCTTCCACCACACCTGCGGTGGCAGCCTCATCGCCCCCGACTGGGTTGTGACTGCGGGCCACTGCATCTC GAGCTCCCTGACCTACCAGGTGGTGTTAGGCGACTACAACCTTGCTGTGAAGGAGGGCCCCGAGCAGGTGATCCCCATCAACTCTGGGGACCTCTTTGTGCATCCACTCTGGAACCGCTTGTGTGTGGCCTGTGG cAATGACATCGCCCTCATCAAGCTCTCACGCAGCGCCCAGCTGGGAGACGCCGTCCAGCTCGCCTCACTCCCTCCCGCTGGTGACATCCTTCCCAACGAGACACCCTGCTACATCACCGGCTGGGGCCGTCTCTATA CCAACGGACCACTCCCAGACAAGTTGCAGCAGGCCCTGCTGCCCGTGGTGGACTATGAGCACTGCTCCAGGTGGAACTGGTGGGGTTCCACCGTGAAGAAGACCATGGTGTGTGCTGGTGGGGACATCCGCTCTGGCTGCAAC GGTGACTCTGGAGGACCCCTCAACTGCCCCACAGACGATGGTGGCTGGCAGGTCCACGGTGTGACCAGCTTTGTTTCTTCCTTCGGCTGCAACACCCAAAGGAAGCCCACGGTGTTCACTCGAGTCTCGGCCTTCATCGACTGGATCGAGGAG ACCATAGCAAGCCACTAG